In Longimicrobiales bacterium, a single genomic region encodes these proteins:
- a CDS encoding S8 family peptidase: MKHLRVFSAVAILALGACAPAVTPAPAPAPTPEPRPEVVAPTPEPEDILAEAPARWWLLDADIDRVYGAGVDRAYSEILNRKQPAREIVVAILDSGVDITHEDLDDVLWSNPDEPANGRDDDGNGYVDDVHGWNFIGGPDGAHVDEDTYEVARLFGACRQLEAATDAGTRPEPVTPDECQEIREAFEAEREENEGMLVQMRAIDATVSQAMMLLRQQLGTDSITTEQVRALAPVRNDVRQARQIYLQLAAQNISEQDVKDELERIENLLENGLNPDFDPRPIVGDDYADTAERVYGNRDVIGPDASHGTGVAGIVAAERGNGIGVDGIATNTRIMVVRTVPNGDERDKDVANAIRYAVDNGAHIINMSFGKAYSPWKGVVDAAVRYAQERGVLLVHAAGNDAKDLATEKNFPNRYFAGGDTASLWIEVGASAWQGRGQLASGFSNYGARQVDVFAPGSDVLSTSPGNEYDAASGTSFAAPVVSGIAAMLMAYYPELSAADVRRIILESALPLRDVMVVRPGEDELQVRFGDLSITGGVVNAYRAVQMAERMQ, from the coding sequence ATGAAGCACCTGAGAGTTTTTTCCGCGGTGGCAATCCTCGCGCTGGGTGCATGTGCGCCTGCCGTCACCCCTGCGCCTGCGCCCGCACCGACGCCGGAGCCGCGGCCCGAGGTGGTGGCGCCCACACCGGAGCCCGAGGACATTCTCGCCGAGGCGCCAGCGCGCTGGTGGCTGCTCGATGCCGACATCGATCGCGTCTACGGCGCGGGCGTGGACCGCGCATACAGCGAGATCCTGAACCGGAAGCAGCCCGCGCGTGAGATCGTGGTGGCGATCCTCGATTCCGGTGTGGACATCACACACGAGGACCTCGACGACGTTCTCTGGTCCAATCCCGACGAGCCGGCCAACGGTCGCGACGATGACGGCAACGGCTATGTCGATGACGTGCACGGCTGGAACTTCATTGGCGGACCCGATGGGGCCCACGTGGATGAGGACACCTACGAGGTCGCGCGCCTGTTCGGCGCATGCCGGCAACTCGAGGCCGCTACGGACGCCGGCACCCGGCCGGAACCGGTCACGCCGGACGAGTGCCAGGAGATCCGCGAGGCCTTCGAGGCGGAGCGCGAGGAGAACGAGGGCATGCTCGTACAGATGCGCGCCATCGACGCCACTGTCAGCCAGGCGATGATGCTGCTGCGCCAGCAGCTCGGTACCGACAGCATCACCACCGAGCAGGTGCGCGCGCTCGCGCCGGTGCGCAACGATGTCCGCCAGGCTCGCCAGATCTATCTCCAGCTTGCCGCACAGAACATCTCGGAGCAGGACGTCAAAGACGAGCTGGAGCGCATCGAGAATCTGCTCGAGAACGGCCTGAACCCCGACTTCGATCCGCGCCCGATCGTCGGCGACGACTATGCGGACACGGCCGAGCGGGTGTATGGCAACCGCGATGTGATCGGCCCTGATGCCTCGCATGGCACCGGTGTCGCCGGAATCGTCGCGGCAGAGCGCGGCAACGGCATCGGCGTGGACGGGATCGCGACGAATACGCGCATCATGGTCGTCCGCACCGTTCCGAACGGCGACGAGCGCGACAAGGACGTCGCCAACGCCATCCGCTATGCCGTGGACAACGGCGCCCACATCATCAACATGAGCTTCGGCAAGGCGTACTCGCCCTGGAAGGGCGTCGTCGACGCGGCCGTCCGCTATGCGCAGGAGCGCGGCGTACTGCTGGTCCACGCGGCTGGCAACGACGCGAAGGATCTCGCGACCGAAAAGAACTTCCCGAACCGGTATTTCGCGGGCGGCGACACCGCCTCGTTGTGGATCGAGGTCGGCGCATCCGCTTGGCAGGGCAGGGGACAGCTCGCCTCCGGCTTCAGCAACTACGGCGCCCGCCAGGTGGACGTGTTCGCTCCCGGGTCGGATGTCCTCTCCACATCGCCGGGCAACGAGTATGACGCCGCGTCAGGCACCAGCTTCGCCGCACCCGTCGTCTCCGGCATCGCCGCCATGCTGATGGCGTACTATCCGGAGCTGTCCGCCGCCGATGTCCGCCGGATCATCCTGGAATCGGCTCTGCCGCTCCGTGATGTCATGGTGGTGCGGCCGGGCGAGGATGAGCTCCAGGTCCGTTTCGGTGACCTGAGCATCACGGGCGGCGTCGTCAATGCCTATCGTGCGGTTCAGATGGCTGAGCGAATGCAGTAA
- a CDS encoding DUF4212 domain-containing protein: MPSEHDEPVSRRAADAYWRRNLRYLATLLAIWFAVSYGAGILLAEPLNRFRIPGTGFPLGFWFAQQGSIYVFVLLIFVYVLLMNRLDREFDVDEEDAVVRDKRRTRRGDDRGRAP; the protein is encoded by the coding sequence ATGCCATCGGAACATGACGAGCCGGTCAGCCGACGCGCCGCTGACGCATACTGGCGGCGCAATCTCCGATACCTCGCGACCCTGCTCGCGATCTGGTTCGCCGTTTCCTACGGCGCGGGCATTCTCCTGGCCGAGCCGCTGAACCGCTTCCGCATACCCGGCACCGGTTTCCCTCTCGGCTTCTGGTTCGCCCAGCAGGGATCGATCTACGTCTTCGTGCTGCTGATCTTTGTCTACGTCCTGCTCATGAACCGGCTGGACCGCGAGTTCGATGTGGACGAGGAGGACGCAGTGGTGCGCGACAAGCGGCGGACGCGGCGCGGGGACGATCGAGGGCGTGCGCCATGA
- a CDS encoding four-helix bundle copper-binding protein: protein MQELHTMLESHPSPAHSDGDVARACIEACYECAAICATCADACLAEENVGELVMCVRLNLDCSDICEVTGRLFARPSARDAEALRLQLEACAAMCRACGDECSNHAKHMEHCRICAESCRRCAQACDRMIAALAA, encoded by the coding sequence ATGCAGGAGCTCCACACGATGCTCGAATCCCATCCTTCCCCGGCGCATTCCGACGGCGACGTCGCGCGTGCCTGTATCGAGGCATGTTACGAGTGCGCAGCGATATGCGCGACGTGTGCCGACGCATGTCTGGCGGAGGAGAATGTGGGCGAGCTGGTGATGTGCGTCCGGCTGAACCTGGACTGCTCGGACATCTGCGAGGTGACGGGGCGGCTGTTCGCGCGGCCGAGTGCGCGCGATGCGGAAGCGCTGCGGCTGCAGCTCGAGGCATGCGCCGCCATGTGTCGTGCGTGTGGCGACGAATGTTCGAACCATGCGAAGCACATGGAGCACTGCCGCATCTGCGCGGAGTCATGCCGCCGGTGTGCCCAGGCGTGTGACCGCATGATCGCAGCGCTGGCAGCCTGA
- a CDS encoding SMP-30/gluconolactonase/LRE family protein, producing the protein MHPSRMTAVSVPVFAFACAVLLAACAQTDDNAATVEADTAGDAAATASLTSIADVGFQTPESVLYDEQADVYIVSNINGEPLGADGNGFISRVRPTGAVESLKWIDGEADGITLNAPKGMALSGDTLFVADIDSVRAFHRTTGEPLGARGIAGASFLNDLTTGPDGALYVTDTGMDASFSPTGTDAIHRFDATGSQSFAGAPDLAAPNGIVADDGGIIVVGFGGPVVQRIAAGGGTPDSVATLPAGQLDGVVRTSDGTLFVSSWEGQAVYRVSPDGAVSTVVENVEAPADIGWDTRRQRLLIPLFNGNRIEVREIR; encoded by the coding sequence ATGCACCCCTCGCGCATGACTGCCGTTTCCGTCCCGGTCTTCGCCTTCGCCTGCGCCGTCCTGCTGGCCGCCTGCGCGCAGACGGACGACAACGCGGCCACGGTCGAAGCCGATACGGCGGGCGATGCCGCAGCGACCGCATCGCTGACCAGCATTGCCGATGTCGGGTTCCAGACGCCGGAATCGGTGCTGTACGACGAGCAGGCGGATGTCTACATCGTGTCGAACATCAACGGCGAGCCTCTTGGCGCGGACGGTAACGGCTTCATCAGCCGGGTCCGTCCGACGGGCGCGGTCGAGTCGCTGAAGTGGATCGATGGCGAGGCCGACGGCATCACCCTGAACGCGCCGAAGGGCATGGCGCTGAGCGGCGATACGCTGTTCGTAGCCGACATCGACAGCGTGCGCGCCTTTCATCGCACGACGGGCGAGCCGCTCGGTGCCCGCGGCATCGCCGGTGCCTCATTCCTGAATGACCTGACGACCGGGCCCGACGGAGCGCTGTATGTCACCGACACGGGTATGGATGCGTCGTTCTCTCCGACGGGCACGGACGCCATCCACCGCTTCGATGCCACAGGTTCGCAGTCGTTCGCCGGGGCGCCGGACCTCGCGGCGCCGAACGGCATCGTCGCGGATGATGGGGGCATCATTGTCGTCGGCTTTGGTGGCCCTGTCGTCCAGCGCATCGCGGCTGGCGGCGGCACGCCCGATTCGGTCGCCACGCTGCCCGCCGGACAGCTGGATGGCGTGGTGCGCACGAGCGATGGGACGCTCTTCGTGTCGAGCTGGGAGGGCCAGGCTGTGTATCGTGTATCGCCCGACGGCGCGGTCAGCACCGTCGTCGAGAACGTGGAGGCGCCGGCCGACATCGGCTGGGACACGCGGCGCCAGCGACTGCTGATCCCGCTGTTCAACGGCAACCGCATCGAGGTCCGCGAAATCCGGTAG
- a CDS encoding sodium:solute symporter family protein yields MNVQAWTFVLVGLSFALYIGVAILSRARSTKDFYVASAGVSPIANGMATAADWMSAASFISMAGLIAFRGYDGSVYLMGWTGGYVLLALLLAPYLRKFGAFTVPDFVGDRYYSQTARMVAVVCAIFISFTYVAGQMRGVGIVFGRFLEVPVELGVLIGMGIVFFYAVLGGMKGITYTQVAQYCVLIFAYMVPAIFLSLLLTGNVIPQVGFGAADQATGTFLLDRLNTLHAELGFAPYTSGSKSTIDIFFITAALMVGTAGLPHVIIRFYTVRRVRDARISAGWALLFIAILYTSAPAIAAFARTNLLSTVAGRPYAEMPEWFRTWEQTGLLRHDDHNGDGIVQFVGPNARDGVGAPLVNELTVDPDIMVLANPEIARLPAWVVGLVAAGGLAAALSTAAGLLLVISTAVSHDLLKRGFRRNISERGELIAARTAAGAAVIIAGYLGINPPGFVAEVVAFAFGLAASSFFPVIIMGIFSKRMNREGAITGMVSGITFTAAYIIYFKFINPDANTAANWWLGISPEGIGGIGMLINFAVSSIVSRMTPPPPADVQELIERIRVPRHAGPAHEINP; encoded by the coding sequence ATGAATGTGCAGGCATGGACGTTCGTCCTGGTAGGCCTGTCCTTCGCACTCTACATCGGCGTCGCAATCCTGTCACGGGCACGGAGCACGAAGGACTTCTACGTCGCGAGTGCGGGTGTGTCCCCGATCGCGAACGGGATGGCGACCGCGGCCGACTGGATGTCCGCCGCTTCGTTCATCTCGATGGCCGGCCTCATCGCGTTCCGAGGGTACGACGGCTCCGTCTACCTGATGGGCTGGACGGGCGGGTACGTGCTGCTCGCCCTGCTGCTTGCACCCTACCTGCGCAAGTTCGGCGCGTTCACGGTCCCGGACTTCGTGGGCGACCGCTATTACTCCCAGACGGCGCGCATGGTCGCCGTCGTGTGCGCGATATTCATCTCGTTCACATACGTCGCGGGCCAGATGCGCGGCGTCGGTATCGTGTTCGGCCGGTTCCTCGAGGTGCCCGTAGAGCTGGGTGTGCTGATCGGCATGGGCATCGTGTTCTTCTATGCGGTGCTCGGCGGCATGAAAGGCATCACGTACACGCAGGTCGCGCAGTACTGCGTTCTGATTTTCGCGTACATGGTGCCTGCCATCTTCCTGTCACTGCTCCTGACCGGCAATGTCATCCCGCAGGTCGGGTTCGGCGCCGCGGACCAGGCGACCGGGACATTCCTGCTCGACCGGTTGAACACGTTGCACGCGGAGCTCGGATTCGCACCCTACACGAGCGGATCGAAGTCGACGATCGACATTTTCTTCATCACCGCGGCCCTGATGGTAGGCACGGCCGGCCTGCCGCATGTCATCATCCGATTCTACACCGTGCGGCGCGTGCGCGATGCGCGGATCAGCGCGGGCTGGGCCCTGCTGTTCATAGCGATCCTGTACACGTCCGCACCGGCGATCGCGGCGTTTGCCCGCACCAACCTGCTCTCGACCGTCGCCGGCCGACCCTATGCCGAGATGCCGGAGTGGTTCCGGACATGGGAACAGACCGGGCTGCTGCGCCACGACGACCACAATGGCGATGGCATCGTTCAGTTCGTCGGACCGAATGCACGCGATGGTGTGGGCGCGCCGCTAGTGAACGAGCTGACCGTCGATCCCGACATCATGGTGCTGGCGAATCCCGAGATTGCGCGGCTGCCGGCGTGGGTGGTGGGGCTGGTCGCGGCCGGCGGCCTCGCGGCCGCCCTATCGACCGCCGCCGGTCTCCTGCTCGTGATCTCGACGGCCGTGAGTCACGACCTGCTCAAACGCGGGTTCCGCCGCAACATCAGCGAGCGCGGCGAGCTCATCGCGGCGCGGACCGCGGCCGGCGCCGCCGTGATCATTGCCGGCTACCTCGGGATCAACCCGCCGGGCTTCGTCGCTGAAGTGGTGGCGTTCGCGTTCGGCCTGGCGGCCTCCTCGTTCTTTCCCGTGATTATCATGGGGATCTTCTCGAAGCGGATGAACCGGGAGGGGGCGATCACGGGGATGGTCAGCGGCATCACGTTCACCGCTGCGTACATCATCTACTTCAAGTTCATCAATCCGGACGCGAACACGGCCGCGAACTGGTGGCTCGGCATATCACCCGAAGGCATCGGCGGCATCGGCATGCTGATCAACTTCGCGGTCTCATCCATCGTTTCACGCATGACACCACCCCCGCCCGCGGACGTCCAGGAGCTTATCGAGCGGATCCGCGTGCCGCGGCACGCCGGCCCCGCCCACGAGATCAATCCCTGA